A window of Pseudomonas putida genomic DNA:
GTACGGCATCGACAGCCAGGGCAACATCGACAGCAACCAGAGCGTTACCAGTGCGCTGATCAAAGTGCACTTCTAAAAAACTGACCAAACGCACAAGTTTGTACCACACTGCTCCAGGACGGAGCACTTGAGGCAAGGCGCGCAAGCCAGTAATCTGCGCGCCCCCTCGATCAGGGCAGAAGGGATTCTGCCTGCGTTTACTGACCGCTCAGTCAATGAATTCGGGCGGTTGGCCAACGTGTTGCCAGCCTGAAAGACCCTTTTCATCCGTTCAGAACGAAGTCGAGCAGGAAAGTTTTGCCAACCCAGGAAAGTTGGCTCAACCCTTGCCAAACAGCTGTGGCCAATCGAAAAAAGCTGACTCAAAAGACAAAAAAGCGCCAACAACAAGCGCTGACAATAGATCAATCAAGGGAGCGACACTCGCAATGCGTACCATCAACAGCCTGATCCTCGCCGGCGGCCTGCTGGCCTGTGGCACCACCTTCGGCGGCGACCTGCTGCAATGGCAGAACAACAGCCTGACCTACCTGTGGGGCAAGAACTTCAAGGTCAACCCGTCGATCCAGCAAACCGTGACCTTCGAGCACGCTGATGCCTGGAAGTACGGCGATAACTTCATTTTTGTCGACAAGATTTTCTACCAGGGCCAGAAAGATGCAGGCAATGGCCCGAACACCTACTACGGCGAAATCAGCCCGCGCCTGTCGTTTGGCAAGATCTTCGACCAGAAGCTGGCGTTCGGCCCGGTCAAGGACGTACTGCTGGCGATGACCTACGAGTTCGGCGAAGGTGATACCGAGTCGTACCTGATCGGCCCTGGCTTCGACCTGGATATTCCTGGCTTCGACTACTTCCAGCTGAACTTCTACAACCGCACCACCGACGGCAGCCGCGCAGGCGACAACGTGTGGCAGATCACCCCGGTGTGGTCCTACACCATTCCGGTCGGTTCGTCCGATGTGCTGATCGACGGTTTCATGGACTGGGTGGTGGACAACGACGAGAACCGCCGCGGCACCTACCAGGCCAACCTGCACTTCAACCCGCAGATCAAGTATGACCTGGGCAAGGCCTTGCACCTGGGCGAGAAGCAGCTGTATGTGGGTGTGGAGTACGACTACTGGAAGAACAAGTACGGCATCAAGGACAGCGATGCCTTCACCACTGATCAGAACACCATGAGTTTCCTGGTCAAGGTTCACTTCTGACCTGAAGCGTTGGGGCCGCGCTGCGGCCCATCGCCGGCAAGCCAGCTCCCACCTCGACCGCGCTGCCTTCAGGCCTGCGCTGTACCTGTGGGAGCGGGCTTGCCCGCGAACCGGGGCAAAGCCCCGGCCATGCAACTCAACTGGCCGGCCGAACCGCCCGCCACAATTTCCCCGCAATGCCCACCACCGCCAGCACCACGGCACCGGCCACAACCCCGACACCGCCGTTAAGCAGCGCCACGGTCAACGCCCCGCCACGCCCTTCGCTGAACGCCTCGACGGCGTGATGCAGCGGCCCGATACCGTGCACCAGGATCCCGCCACCGACCAGGAACATGGCCGCAGTGCCGATTACCGACAGGCTTTTCATCATGTACGGCGCGGCCCTGAGGATGCCGTTACCCACCGCCCGGGCCAGGCGTGATGCCTTCCGGGTCAGCCACAATCCCAGGTCATCGAGCTTGACGATACCGCCCACCAGGCCATAAACACCGATGGTCATGACAACGGCGATCCCGGACAGCACAATAATCTGCTGGGACAACGGCGAGTCGGCAACGATGCCCAAGGTAATGGCTATGATCTCTGCCGACAGAATGAAATCGGTGCGCACGGCCCCCTTGATCTTGGCTTTTTCGTACGCCACCAGGTCAACGCTGGCATCGGCCACGGCCTCCTTGCGCGCCGCATGATGGGCCTCATCCTCTTCCTTGCTGTGCAAGAACTTGTGCGCCAGCTTCTCGAAGCCTTCGAAGCACAGGTAGGCACCGCCCAGCATCAGCAACGGCGTTACCGCCCACGGAATGAACGCGCTGATCAGCAGTGCCGCCGGCACCAGAATGGCCTTGTTCACCAGCGACCCTTTGGC
This region includes:
- a CDS encoding outer membrane protein OmpK, whose amino-acid sequence is MRTINSLILAGGLLACGTTFGGDLLQWQNNSLTYLWGKNFKVNPSIQQTVTFEHADAWKYGDNFIFVDKIFYQGQKDAGNGPNTYYGEISPRLSFGKIFDQKLAFGPVKDVLLAMTYEFGEGDTESYLIGPGFDLDIPGFDYFQLNFYNRTTDGSRAGDNVWQITPVWSYTIPVGSSDVLIDGFMDWVVDNDENRRGTYQANLHFNPQIKYDLGKALHLGEKQLYVGVEYDYWKNKYGIKDSDAFTTDQNTMSFLVKVHF
- a CDS encoding DUF808 domain-containing protein, which codes for MAGSSLLVLIDDIATLLDDVSLMTKVAAKKTAGVLGDDLALNAQQVTGVRADRELPVVWAVAKGSLVNKAILVPAALLISAFIPWAVTPLLMLGGAYLCFEGFEKLAHKFLHSKEEDEAHHAARKEAVADASVDLVAYEKAKIKGAVRTDFILSAEIIAITLGIVADSPLSQQIIVLSGIAVVMTIGVYGLVGGIVKLDDLGLWLTRKASRLARAVGNGILRAAPYMMKSLSVIGTAAMFLVGGGILVHGIGPLHHAVEAFSEGRGGALTVALLNGGVGVVAGAVVLAVVGIAGKLWRAVRPAS